A genomic window from Candidatus Kouleothrix ribensis includes:
- a CDS encoding ABC transporter ATP-binding protein, which yields MNIIETSGLTRAFGARTAVDQLTLSIPAGTVFGFLGPNGAGKTTTVRMLAALIAPTSGSAWVNGMQLGAQNDGIRRAVGILTETPGLYDRLSARQNLTFFARLYGVGAADAAAQSERYLGMLGLSDRRDDLVGGFSKGMRQKIAIARALLHEPAIVFLDEPTAGLDPEASRMVRDFIKELRAEGRTIFLTTHNLPEADELCDLIGVFRSRLLKLDTPANLRAGLFGQGTRVRVAGDAAAWLALAQAQPFVRGAELRDGALELRLDDPDRHNPMLVQALVAAGAQIRYVEPISHSLEDVYLELVQAPEAQAVGHAGRTGQA from the coding sequence ATGAACATTATCGAGACGAGCGGGCTGACCCGCGCGTTCGGCGCGCGCACCGCCGTCGACCAGCTGACTCTGAGTATTCCTGCTGGCACGGTGTTCGGCTTCCTGGGGCCAAACGGCGCGGGCAAAACCACGACGGTGCGCATGCTGGCGGCGCTGATCGCACCAACCAGCGGCAGCGCGTGGGTCAATGGCATGCAGCTGGGCGCCCAGAACGACGGTATTCGCCGCGCGGTCGGCATCCTCACCGAAACCCCCGGCCTGTACGATCGGCTGAGCGCACGCCAGAACTTGACCTTCTTCGCGCGGCTGTATGGCGTGGGCGCGGCCGATGCGGCGGCCCAGAGCGAGCGCTACCTGGGCATGCTCGGCCTATCCGATCGCCGCGACGACCTGGTCGGCGGGTTTTCGAAAGGCATGCGCCAGAAGATCGCGATTGCGCGCGCACTGCTGCACGAGCCGGCGATCGTGTTCCTCGATGAGCCAACCGCCGGGCTCGACCCGGAGGCCAGCCGCATGGTGCGCGACTTCATCAAAGAGCTGCGCGCCGAGGGCCGCACGATCTTCCTGACCACACACAATCTGCCCGAGGCCGACGAGCTGTGCGACCTGATCGGCGTGTTTCGCAGCCGGCTGCTGAAACTCGACACACCTGCCAACCTGCGCGCCGGCCTGTTCGGCCAGGGCACACGCGTGCGCGTTGCCGGCGACGCGGCGGCATGGCTGGCACTTGCGCAGGCCCAGCCATTCGTGCGGGGCGCCGAGCTGCGCGATGGCGCGCTCGAGCTGCGGCTCGACGACCCCGACCGGCACAACCCCATGCTGGTGCAGGCGCTGGTCGCTGCCGGCGCCCAGATTCGTTATGTCGAACCAATCAGTCACTCGCTCGAAGACGTGTACCTCGAGCTGGTGCAGGCGCCGGAAGCGCAGGCCGTAGGCCACGCCGGGCGCACGGGCCAGGCCTGA
- a CDS encoding ABC transporter permease, producing MAKIMILLHKEWLEFKGQRGLMLGIIALPLLLTIIPTVALIGIGYAPPDDKLDSFTQQLVAMNPALRGMSALELAQALPGQAFSSMFLLIPMMLPSIIASYSIVGEKSNRTLEPLLATPIKTWELMAGKILASLIPSMVLTWLSATIFIAAARYAAVSPRVFSTIVSPGWLTVLIACTPLLGLIAIAVMVAISARVNDPRTAQQYSAWLVVPFLAMFFSQITGLVTLSPLIGMIAAIMLAVIAGLATWGATLLFQREAILTRWS from the coding sequence ATGGCCAAGATCATGATTCTGCTGCACAAAGAGTGGCTCGAGTTCAAAGGGCAGCGCGGGCTGATGCTTGGAATCATCGCGCTGCCGCTACTGCTGACGATCATCCCGACGGTTGCGCTGATCGGGATTGGCTACGCGCCACCCGATGACAAGCTCGACAGCTTTACGCAGCAGCTGGTGGCCATGAACCCGGCCCTGCGCGGCATGAGCGCGCTCGAGCTGGCGCAGGCGCTGCCCGGCCAGGCGTTCTCATCGATGTTCCTGCTCATCCCCATGATGCTGCCCTCGATCATCGCATCGTACAGCATCGTGGGCGAGAAGAGCAACCGTACGCTCGAGCCGCTGCTGGCCACACCGATCAAAACCTGGGAGCTGATGGCCGGCAAAATACTGGCCTCGCTGATCCCGAGCATGGTGCTCACCTGGCTCTCGGCTACAATCTTCATCGCGGCGGCGCGCTACGCGGCCGTCAGCCCACGCGTGTTCAGCACGATCGTCAGCCCCGGCTGGCTCACGGTGCTGATCGCCTGCACGCCGCTGCTCGGGCTGATCGCAATCGCCGTGATGGTGGCGATCTCGGCGCGCGTGAACGACCCGCGCACCGCGCAGCAGTACTCGGCCTGGCTGGTGGTGCCGTTCCTGGCGATGTTCTTCAGCCAGATCACCGGGCTAGTGACGCTCAGCCCGCTGATCGGCATGATCGCGGCGATCATGCTGGCGGTGATTGCCGGGCTGGCAACCTGGGGCGCGACCCTGCTGTTTCAGCGCGAGGCCATCCTGACGCGCTGGAGCTAA
- a CDS encoding U32 family peptidase, whose product MAMPPKLPEIMSPAGYWPQLHAAIEAGADAVYFGLKHFSARAKVGFTLTELPEVMQTLHRRGVKGYVTFNTLVFAHELAEAARTLAAIAAAGADSIIVQDAGIARLAHQIAPDLAIHGSTQMSISSAEGVELARRFGVSRVVLARELALADIRTIRSQTDCELEMFVHGALCVSYSGQCFSSEAWGGRSANRGQCAQACRLPYELIVDDRLRPLDDARYLLSPGDLYALPLMPEIVRLGVSALKIEGRYKDAKYVALTTHAYRTAVDQAWAGLPLGITRAEELQLEQVYSRGLGAFFVSGTNHQQVVHGRSPRHRGVLVGRVARVLADAVQIVPEPSAAAAPLKPGDGVVFDAAGWRSPEEAEEGGHIYHATQLRGDQLELRFGAGAIDTARIRAGDLVWRTHDPDLDRVARPFTHAAAPLRRQPVHVGVSAHEGRPLTLVWALAARPDLHVTIQSDTPLERSQKRPLSAEYLREQLGRLGNTPYQLADLQLDLVGQPFAPSSLLNSLRRTAVERLAELQARPHPIALHDPLATLQAALPDPPEQAVRAEPQLHLLVRTPAQLAAALELRPASITLDYLELYGLRPAVEQVQAHGIAARVASPRILKPGEQRIIAFLLKLGCAILVRSSGLLHALQAGPHPQLIGDFSLNAANVLSADALLQLGLARITPTHDLNAAQVAELARAIGAEQLEALAYQHLPVFHTEHCVFCRFLSDGTSYKDCGHPCERHRVELRDVSGRAHPVMADVGCRNTVFGAQAQEASRHLECWRAAGISHFRLEFVHESAEQVLRVGRAFGEALAGRLPSHELARQLQRIAPQGSTEGSLFVPADHMVIPLVQ is encoded by the coding sequence ATGGCCATGCCCCCCAAGCTGCCCGAGATTATGAGCCCGGCCGGTTACTGGCCCCAGCTGCACGCCGCGATCGAGGCCGGCGCCGACGCAGTCTATTTCGGGCTGAAGCACTTCTCGGCCCGCGCCAAGGTCGGCTTCACGCTGACTGAATTACCAGAGGTGATGCAGACACTGCACCGGCGCGGTGTGAAGGGCTATGTCACGTTTAATACGCTGGTGTTCGCGCACGAGCTGGCCGAGGCCGCCCGCACACTCGCCGCAATCGCGGCGGCCGGGGCCGACTCGATCATCGTGCAGGATGCCGGTATCGCGCGGCTGGCCCACCAGATCGCGCCTGATCTCGCTATCCACGGCAGCACCCAGATGAGCATCAGCAGCGCCGAGGGTGTCGAGCTGGCGCGCCGCTTCGGCGTCAGCCGGGTGGTGCTGGCGCGCGAGCTGGCGCTGGCCGACATCCGCACGATTCGCTCACAGACCGACTGCGAGCTCGAGATGTTCGTCCACGGCGCGCTGTGCGTGTCGTACTCCGGCCAGTGCTTTTCGTCGGAGGCCTGGGGCGGCCGCAGCGCCAACCGCGGCCAGTGCGCCCAAGCATGCCGCCTACCCTACGAGCTGATCGTTGATGACCGGCTGAGGCCGCTTGACGATGCGCGCTACCTGCTTTCACCCGGCGATCTGTACGCGCTGCCGCTGATGCCCGAGATCGTGCGCCTGGGCGTGTCGGCACTGAAGATCGAGGGCCGCTACAAGGACGCGAAGTATGTGGCGCTTACCACACACGCGTACCGCACGGCGGTCGACCAGGCCTGGGCCGGTTTGCCGCTGGGCATCACCCGCGCCGAAGAACTCCAGCTCGAGCAGGTCTACTCGCGCGGCCTGGGCGCCTTTTTCGTGAGCGGCACCAACCATCAGCAGGTGGTACACGGCCGCTCGCCGCGCCATCGGGGCGTGCTGGTTGGGCGCGTGGCGCGCGTGCTGGCCGATGCCGTGCAGATCGTGCCCGAGCCGTCGGCCGCCGCCGCGCCGCTCAAGCCCGGCGATGGGGTTGTGTTCGACGCGGCCGGCTGGCGCAGCCCAGAAGAAGCTGAGGAAGGCGGGCATATCTATCACGCCACTCAGCTTCGTGGTGATCAGCTCGAGCTGCGCTTCGGCGCCGGGGCGATCGACACCGCGCGCATCCGCGCCGGCGACCTGGTGTGGCGCACGCACGACCCCGACCTCGACCGGGTGGCGCGCCCGTTCACCCATGCGGCCGCGCCGCTGCGGCGCCAGCCGGTGCATGTGGGCGTTAGCGCGCACGAGGGCCGGCCGCTCACGCTGGTGTGGGCACTGGCCGCGCGCCCCGATCTACACGTGACCATCCAATCCGACACGCCGCTCGAGCGTTCGCAGAAGCGCCCGCTCAGCGCCGAGTATCTGCGCGAGCAGCTCGGCCGGCTGGGTAACACACCCTACCAGCTCGCCGACCTGCAGCTGGATCTCGTGGGCCAGCCATTTGCCCCGTCGTCGCTGCTGAATAGCCTGCGCCGAACGGCCGTTGAGCGGCTGGCCGAGCTGCAGGCCCGGCCGCACCCAATCGCGCTGCACGACCCGCTGGCGACGCTGCAGGCGGCGCTGCCCGACCCACCCGAGCAGGCCGTGAGGGCCGAGCCGCAGCTGCACCTGCTGGTGCGCACACCCGCGCAGCTCGCCGCCGCGCTCGAGCTGCGCCCCGCCAGTATTACGCTCGACTACCTCGAGCTCTACGGGCTGCGGCCGGCGGTCGAGCAGGTGCAGGCGCACGGCATCGCCGCGCGCGTGGCCAGCCCGCGCATCCTCAAGCCCGGCGAGCAGCGCATTATAGCCTTCCTGCTGAAGCTAGGCTGCGCCATTCTGGTGCGCTCGAGCGGGCTGCTGCACGCGCTCCAGGCCGGGCCGCACCCGCAGCTGATCGGCGACTTCAGCCTGAACGCGGCGAATGTGCTCAGCGCCGACGCGCTGCTGCAGCTAGGGCTGGCGCGCATCACACCCACGCACGACTTGAACGCCGCCCAGGTGGCCGAGCTGGCCCGCGCGATCGGCGCCGAGCAGCTTGAGGCGCTGGCCTACCAGCACCTGCCGGTATTCCACACCGAGCACTGCGTGTTCTGCCGCTTCCTCTCGGATGGCACGAGCTATAAAGACTGCGGGCATCCCTGCGAGCGCCACCGTGTCGAGCTGCGCGATGTGAGCGGCCGCGCCCACCCGGTGATGGCCGATGTCGGCTGCCGCAACACGGTGTTCGGCGCACAGGCCCAAGAGGCCAGCCGGCACCTCGAATGCTGGCGTGCGGCCGGCATCAGCCACTTCCGCCTGGAATTCGTCCACGAGTCGGCCGAGCAGGTGCTGCGCGTGGGCCGGGCCTTCGGCGAGGCGCTGGCCGGCCGGCTGCCCAGCCACGAGCTGGCGCGCCAGCTGCAGCGTATCGCGCCGCAGGGCAGCACCGAGGGCAGCCTGTTCGTGCCCGCCGACCATATGGTGATTCCACTGGTGCAGTGA
- a CDS encoding extracellular solute-binding protein, with product MKRLARSLAALVALAVLLGACSQAGDPAATRTPPDGTGPTPVAAAATPAEPGPDAAAPSDPVTITFGAQSYLRPAYEPLIEQFNQQNPGVHVQFVSIDAAYQVGGGTFDLGAQVRQIVSMADVVSLYVLRKEDIAAGYVADLQPLIDADATFDRADFYPNMLEQYQLDAGLYMIPRSRRMPLLSYNKRLWQRSGLPTPRPDWTYADMLAAAERLVEKRGDTIAVYGMADWSSGWNELVGALAGAGIDLYSLPSEQLRFDQPEFAAALSRAAQLIRSGAVYYKHRGPDAIISPDEFQQLIRGEQLAMWNRDLATGPPDQQLPFEVGTLPYPVRPGQPAFFGEGEGYAISGGSQHPAAAWRWLAFLSAQSLSVPFAIDTASELPARKSVAERSGYWQKLDAETKAAAEAILARPVVRRPAQRPAQPGSLALYAPLSDALEQVLSTGAQPEQALRAAQARLEELRAQIRLTPQPTAAASQPIVVATPQAETQVAADATRITFGALPGPNGTDPLLKLAARFNQDHPELFVEVKSIDFTGQMPTLASIAAQYDCFSWWSAPRGAEISATLDLQPLLDADTQLARNDYPELLLEPYQSGSKLSGLPLAVSFLVLSYNKTAFDAAGLAYPSAGWSLDDLANAAQALTKGKAPNQQYGYVSRSGEINDLIFFINRYGGRPITGRGDTARPNFTDAKVVAAVRAYLDLLKNSSPSTALSGYRREGGGSEGENLIRQGRAGMWFDYGLFLAQMTFGGTPGFEVALAPVPLNGGQLAREDFYSRGMFIAAQTQHPEACWAWLKALSGDPAAFDYDFPARSSVAESDAFLSTAPQGAAAVYQAYREALGRTGSSGPESDSAFDSAVDLFWFFRAADNALHGKPLDRELADAQALTEQFMACTRGGGAGPACAKQVDPKYEGWQSSAGP from the coding sequence ATGAAACGCCTGGCTCGTTCGCTGGCTGCGCTCGTGGCGCTGGCCGTGCTGCTTGGCGCTTGTAGCCAGGCCGGCGACCCTGCGGCCACGCGCACGCCGCCCGATGGTACCGGCCCTACGCCAGTGGCCGCTGCCGCCACCCCGGCCGAGCCTGGCCCGGACGCTGCCGCCCCCAGCGACCCGGTGACGATCACCTTTGGCGCGCAGTCGTATTTGCGGCCGGCCTACGAGCCGCTGATCGAGCAGTTCAACCAGCAGAACCCCGGCGTACACGTGCAGTTCGTGTCGATCGATGCGGCCTACCAGGTTGGCGGCGGGACCTTCGACCTCGGCGCGCAGGTGCGCCAGATCGTCAGCATGGCCGATGTGGTGTCGCTATATGTTCTGCGTAAAGAAGACATCGCCGCCGGCTATGTCGCCGATCTCCAGCCGCTGATCGACGCCGATGCCACCTTCGATCGTGCCGACTTCTACCCGAATATGCTCGAGCAATACCAGCTCGACGCCGGCCTGTACATGATCCCGCGCAGCCGGCGCATGCCGCTGCTGTCGTATAACAAGCGCCTGTGGCAGCGCAGCGGCCTGCCCACACCCAGGCCCGATTGGACGTACGCCGACATGCTGGCGGCGGCCGAGCGGCTGGTCGAGAAGCGCGGCGACACGATCGCGGTCTATGGCATGGCCGATTGGTCGAGCGGCTGGAATGAGCTGGTCGGCGCGCTGGCCGGCGCGGGCATCGATCTGTATAGCCTGCCGAGCGAGCAGCTGCGCTTCGACCAGCCCGAGTTCGCGGCGGCGCTCAGCCGGGCGGCGCAGCTCATCAGGTCGGGCGCAGTCTACTATAAGCATCGCGGCCCCGACGCGATCATCTCGCCGGATGAGTTTCAGCAGCTTATTCGCGGCGAGCAGCTGGCCATGTGGAATCGCGACCTGGCTACCGGGCCGCCAGACCAACAGCTGCCGTTCGAGGTTGGCACGCTGCCCTACCCGGTGCGGCCCGGCCAGCCGGCATTCTTTGGCGAGGGCGAGGGCTACGCAATCAGCGGTGGCTCGCAGCACCCTGCTGCGGCCTGGCGCTGGCTGGCGTTTCTGAGCGCGCAGAGTCTGAGTGTGCCCTTCGCGATCGACACGGCCAGCGAGCTGCCTGCCCGCAAGTCGGTGGCCGAGCGCAGCGGCTACTGGCAGAAGCTCGATGCCGAGACCAAGGCCGCAGCCGAGGCCATTCTGGCCCGCCCTGTCGTGCGCAGGCCAGCCCAGCGGCCAGCCCAGCCCGGCTCGCTGGCGCTCTACGCGCCACTGAGCGACGCACTCGAGCAGGTGCTCAGCACCGGCGCGCAACCCGAGCAGGCGCTGCGCGCGGCCCAGGCCCGCCTTGAAGAGCTGCGTGCGCAGATCCGGCTTACGCCCCAGCCCACCGCCGCAGCCAGCCAGCCGATCGTGGTCGCTACGCCGCAGGCCGAAACCCAGGTCGCTGCCGATGCGACCAGGATTACATTTGGCGCGCTGCCCGGCCCTAACGGCACCGACCCGCTGCTCAAGCTGGCGGCGCGCTTCAACCAGGATCACCCCGAGCTGTTCGTCGAGGTGAAATCGATCGATTTCACCGGCCAGATGCCGACGCTGGCCTCGATCGCCGCGCAGTACGACTGCTTCAGCTGGTGGTCGGCGCCGCGCGGTGCCGAGATCAGCGCCACGCTCGATCTCCAGCCGCTGCTCGATGCCGATACCCAGCTCGCGCGCAACGACTACCCCGAGCTGCTGCTCGAGCCGTACCAGAGCGGCAGCAAGCTCAGCGGCCTGCCGCTGGCGGTCAGCTTCCTGGTGCTGAGCTATAACAAAACCGCCTTCGACGCGGCCGGGCTGGCCTACCCCAGCGCGGGCTGGTCGCTCGACGACCTGGCGAACGCGGCGCAGGCGCTCACCAAGGGCAAGGCTCCCAATCAGCAGTATGGCTACGTGTCGCGCAGCGGCGAGATCAACGACCTGATCTTCTTCATCAACCGCTACGGCGGCCGGCCGATCACCGGCCGTGGCGACACCGCGCGGCCGAATTTCACCGACGCAAAGGTCGTGGCGGCGGTGCGCGCCTACCTTGACTTGCTGAAGAATAGCTCGCCCAGCACAGCGCTAAGCGGCTACCGGCGCGAGGGCGGGGGCAGCGAGGGCGAGAACCTGATCCGCCAGGGCCGCGCCGGGATGTGGTTCGACTATGGCCTGTTCTTGGCTCAGATGACGTTCGGCGGCACGCCTGGCTTCGAGGTCGCGCTGGCGCCGGTGCCGCTGAACGGCGGGCAGCTCGCGCGCGAAGATTTCTACAGCCGCGGCATGTTCATCGCCGCCCAGACGCAGCACCCCGAGGCGTGCTGGGCCTGGCTCAAGGCGCTGAGCGGCGACCCGGCTGCCTTCGACTATGATTTCCCCGCACGCAGCTCGGTGGCCGAGTCCGATGCGTTTCTGAGCACGGCGCCGCAGGGTGCGGCTGCGGTGTATCAGGCCTACCGCGAGGCGCTTGGGCGTACAGGCTCCAGCGGGCCTGAGTCCGACTCGGCCTTCGACAGCGCGGTCGACCTGTTCTGGTTCTTCCGCGCGGCCGACAACGCGCTGCATGGCAAGCCGCTCGACCGCGAGCTGGCCGATGCGCAGGCGCTGACCGAGCAGTTCATGGCCTGCACGCGTGGCGGCGGCGCCGGCCCGGCCTGCGCTAAGCAGGTCGACCCCAAATACGAAGGCTGGCAGAGTAGCGCGGGGCCGTAG
- a CDS encoding protein kinase has protein sequence MSNVPQRVGNYLLERQIGKGGISEVWLGRHRSLENRLIAVKLLMSQDTEWIDRFTREANITSRLRHAHIIQIFDHGYQQPFHYTIMEYVLGGALRSLQKPGQPLPLDLALRVFRDAGTALDYAHAHGVIHRDVSPGNILVEQETGRVLLTDFGIARESGRTGMTTISKVMGTPGYLSPEHASSATAVTHLSDIYSLGVVLYEMLSGVLPWDYTPGMPDSSGGPFAPPPLLRERGAQHLPPDVDRVLQTMLALEPAKRYPSARAAIDDLDQVLARHTGPTQVIGAGDKAVLALPGPAPAPAALIVAANEAKQHPIEKVLGPDLIKGPMQKARERAGALSQQHELVALLNGWSKAGPFRRRLLGRQALFHRATSTNVYFYTLKVLYETREPVKTIEEPDHSAQAVAIEREQDRWGVPLPAPKGFQDEPGATLSLPGSTRVLTCGQCSGHGRKPCPRCKGQARVLVNRDSLKPSQAGAKAPAAKPGGSAAATATAAPPALTPQVLVPCPDCAGTGSRKCEHCDGVGRLVQRKTTTWRRWPATLTGNDDLPPIDEGWLQRTCKLTSVYQEQQLGDVRPEWKLVPELAALITKAQSKLGADTRIALSELSIAFIPVTEIIFDLGEQKPAAPPAQGGKPAKPRHADSGLYSWYIYGFERQLPRDWRFLAWERVLMYIFGALLVLLVLAIVLISLLQL, from the coding sequence ATGTCGAATGTCCCACAACGAGTTGGCAACTATCTGCTCGAGCGCCAGATCGGCAAGGGCGGAATCAGCGAGGTCTGGCTGGGGCGCCACCGCTCGCTCGAGAATCGCCTGATCGCGGTGAAGCTGCTGATGTCGCAGGATACCGAGTGGATCGATCGATTCACGCGTGAGGCGAATATCACCAGCCGGCTGCGCCACGCGCACATCATTCAGATCTTCGATCACGGCTACCAGCAGCCGTTCCACTATACGATCATGGAGTATGTGCTGGGCGGGGCGCTGCGCAGCCTGCAGAAGCCCGGCCAGCCGCTGCCGCTCGACCTGGCGCTGCGGGTGTTCCGCGACGCCGGCACCGCGCTCGATTACGCCCACGCGCACGGCGTGATCCACCGCGATGTCTCACCCGGCAATATTCTGGTCGAGCAGGAGACTGGCCGGGTGTTGCTGACCGACTTCGGCATTGCGCGCGAGTCGGGCCGCACCGGCATGACCACGATCAGCAAGGTGATGGGTACGCCCGGCTACCTCTCGCCCGAGCACGCCTCGTCGGCCACCGCCGTCACGCACCTCTCCGATATCTATAGCCTGGGTGTGGTGCTCTACGAGATGCTCAGCGGCGTGCTGCCGTGGGATTACACGCCGGGCATGCCCGATAGCTCGGGCGGGCCGTTCGCCCCGCCGCCGCTGCTGCGCGAGCGCGGCGCGCAGCACCTGCCGCCCGATGTCGATCGCGTGCTGCAGACTATGCTGGCGCTCGAGCCGGCCAAGCGCTACCCCAGCGCGCGCGCGGCGATCGACGATCTCGACCAGGTGCTGGCCCGCCACACCGGCCCGACCCAAGTGATCGGTGCGGGCGACAAGGCCGTGCTGGCCCTGCCCGGCCCGGCGCCGGCACCTGCCGCCCTGATCGTTGCCGCCAACGAGGCCAAGCAGCACCCGATCGAGAAGGTGCTCGGCCCCGACCTGATCAAAGGGCCGATGCAGAAGGCCCGCGAGCGCGCCGGGGCGTTGTCGCAGCAGCACGAGCTGGTGGCGCTGCTGAATGGCTGGAGCAAGGCCGGCCCGTTTCGGCGCCGGCTGCTCGGCCGCCAGGCGCTGTTCCACCGCGCTACCAGCACCAACGTATATTTCTACACCCTGAAGGTGCTATACGAGACGCGCGAGCCGGTCAAGACGATCGAGGAGCCCGATCACTCGGCGCAGGCCGTGGCGATCGAGCGTGAGCAGGATCGCTGGGGCGTGCCGCTGCCGGCGCCCAAGGGCTTTCAAGACGAGCCGGGCGCCACGCTTAGCTTGCCAGGCTCGACCCGCGTGCTGACATGCGGCCAGTGCTCGGGCCATGGCCGCAAGCCCTGCCCGCGCTGCAAGGGCCAGGCGCGCGTGTTGGTGAACCGCGACTCGCTCAAGCCCAGCCAGGCCGGCGCTAAGGCCCCGGCCGCCAAGCCGGGCGGGTCGGCCGCCGCCACGGCTACTGCCGCCCCGCCTGCACTCACGCCGCAGGTGCTGGTGCCGTGCCCCGATTGCGCCGGCACTGGCAGCCGCAAGTGCGAGCACTGCGATGGCGTAGGCCGGCTGGTGCAGCGCAAGACCACCACCTGGCGGCGCTGGCCCGCGACGCTGACCGGCAACGACGACCTGCCGCCGATCGATGAGGGCTGGCTACAGCGCACCTGCAAGCTGACCAGCGTGTACCAGGAGCAGCAGCTGGGCGATGTGCGGCCCGAGTGGAAGCTGGTGCCCGAGCTGGCCGCGCTGATCACCAAGGCCCAGAGTAAGCTTGGCGCCGATACGCGCATCGCGCTGAGCGAACTATCGATCGCGTTCATCCCGGTTACCGAGATCATCTTCGACCTTGGCGAGCAGAAGCCGGCCGCGCCGCCGGCCCAGGGCGGCAAGCCGGCCAAGCCGCGCCACGCCGACAGCGGCCTGTACAGCTGGTATATCTACGGCTTCGAGCGCCAGCTGCCGCGCGATTGGCGCTTCCTGGCCTGGGAGCGCGTGCTGATGTATATCTTCGGCGCGCTGCTGGTGCTGCTGGTGCTCGCGATTGTGCTGATCTCGCTGCTGCAGCTCTGA
- a CDS encoding radical SAM protein, protein MSTTIIMEPDIQTKLAILGGEAAEEVTDVPATDSIKQGITHATGFIYNAKQAGGGTSRLFKVLQTNACRYACKYCFTSCALKRTRTTFKPDELATTFISLQREKRVDGLFLSSGIVPDANTTMEKMLATVERLRLKEGYTGYIHLKLIPGAAFEYIERAVELADRVSLNLEAPNPARLAALAPDKEFAGSMWGRMAWAAALIKRARQERRQAARSLTTQFVVGAAGESDRELLEVVQRAQRELGLWRAYFSAFHPIAQSPFAAQPAEDPTRALRLYQGDFLLRDYGFGADELPFDAAGLLPRDRTPKQAWAEHHLHTPVELNRAPRRLLLRVPGIGPRSADRIIEARRETKLRDLSQLKALGVTTGWAAPYVLLDGRRTPEQLRLW, encoded by the coding sequence ATGAGCACGACGATCATCATGGAGCCGGATATCCAGACGAAGCTGGCGATCCTCGGGGGCGAAGCTGCCGAGGAAGTAACCGACGTACCCGCGACCGATAGCATCAAGCAGGGCATCACGCACGCCACCGGCTTCATCTACAACGCCAAACAAGCGGGCGGCGGAACCTCGCGCCTGTTCAAGGTGCTGCAAACCAACGCATGTCGCTATGCCTGCAAATACTGCTTCACGTCGTGCGCGCTCAAGCGCACGCGCACCACCTTCAAGCCCGACGAGCTGGCGACCACCTTCATCTCGCTCCAGCGCGAAAAGCGCGTCGACGGCCTGTTCCTCTCCTCGGGGATCGTGCCCGACGCCAATACCACCATGGAGAAGATGCTGGCCACGGTCGAGCGGCTGCGCCTGAAAGAAGGCTACACCGGCTACATCCACCTCAAGCTGATCCCCGGCGCAGCCTTCGAGTATATCGAACGCGCGGTTGAGCTGGCCGATCGGGTCTCGCTGAATCTCGAAGCGCCGAACCCGGCCCGCCTGGCCGCGCTGGCACCCGACAAGGAGTTTGCCGGCAGCATGTGGGGGCGCATGGCCTGGGCGGCTGCGCTGATCAAGCGTGCGCGCCAGGAGCGCCGCCAGGCCGCGCGCAGCCTCACCACCCAGTTCGTCGTCGGCGCGGCCGGCGAGAGCGACCGCGAGTTGCTCGAGGTGGTGCAGCGCGCACAGCGCGAGCTGGGGCTGTGGCGCGCGTACTTCTCGGCCTTCCACCCGATCGCGCAGTCGCCCTTCGCCGCGCAGCCGGCCGAAGACCCGACCCGCGCCTTGCGGCTGTACCAGGGCGACTTTCTGCTGCGGGACTATGGCTTCGGCGCCGACGAGCTGCCGTTCGACGCGGCCGGCCTGCTGCCGCGCGACCGCACGCCCAAGCAAGCCTGGGCCGAGCACCACCTGCACACGCCGGTCGAGCTGAACCGCGCGCCGCGCCGGCTGCTGCTGCGCGTGCCCGGCATCGGCCCACGCTCAGCCGACCGCATTATCGAAGCGCGCCGGGAAACCAAGCTCCGCGACCTCTCGCAGCTCAAGGCCCTTGGTGTTACGACCGGCTGGGCGGCACCGTATGTGCTGCTGGATGGCCGTCGCACGCCGGAGCAGCTGCGGTTATGGTAG
- a CDS encoding addiction module toxin RelE, producing the protein MSPLPAYTLIYAPDTRVHLRAIEARHYSLIRQTIEQQLVFQPDVSTRNRKPLTRTAVFAGDEATWGLRFGPGNEFRVFYTLDVAALTVIILAIGVKKRNRLFIADQEISL; encoded by the coding sequence ATGTCACCACTGCCAGCGTATACCCTGATCTATGCGCCGGATACGCGCGTGCATCTACGGGCTATCGAGGCCCGACATTACTCGTTGATCCGCCAGACCATCGAGCAGCAGCTCGTGTTTCAGCCGGATGTCTCAACCCGGAACCGAAAGCCCCTGACACGAACGGCCGTTTTCGCCGGTGATGAAGCGACATGGGGATTGCGCTTTGGTCCGGGGAACGAATTCCGAGTCTTCTATACGCTTGATGTCGCTGCGCTCACCGTCATCATTCTTGCGATCGGCGTCAAGAAACGGAATCGGCTCTTCATTGCTGATCAGGAGATTTCGTTATGA
- a CDS encoding type II toxin-antitoxin system Phd/YefM family antitoxin, with protein MKIASIADVKAHLSAFVKASEEELVVITKNGKPVAVLLPMGDDDELERLAVAYSKRFQTIITEARAQVEQGAGIAHTDFWSEFATTPDEPAER; from the coding sequence ATGAAGATTGCATCGATTGCGGATGTCAAAGCCCATCTGAGTGCGTTTGTGAAGGCCTCTGAAGAAGAACTCGTCGTGATTACCAAAAATGGCAAGCCGGTCGCGGTTCTCCTCCCGATGGGCGATGATGATGAGCTTGAGCGGCTCGCCGTCGCCTATTCCAAGCGCTTCCAGACCATCATCACCGAGGCGCGTGCCCAGGTTGAGCAGGGCGCCGGCATCGCACACACCGATTTCTGGAGTGAGTTCGCGACCACTCCAGATGAGCCAGCTGAGCGCTAA